In Pantanalinema sp., the following proteins share a genomic window:
- a CDS encoding NAD(P)/FAD-dependent oxidoreductase: MQRIVIVGGGFGGIYTALALEKALRVREDLRVTLINRTNYFVYYPLMPEVISSGVEPRHVVVPLRTLFRRVRVLEAEVRALDESRREVLVYRDGMQARLPFDHLVLASGVEANLAAFPAVAEVAFPFKSAEDAIALHNQIVDAFEAADFSEEPAERRAQLTFVVVGGGATGVECLGEIEAYIEGIRRYYPRVDPREIRLVLVELAPRILAEVGARLGEYAADRLRRRGIELHLETSVTDADSSQVRLSNGALIPTRTLVWTIGTAPTAFTKSLDFPKDAKGYLKAEPTLEIEGHPGVWALGDAARIPDPDNRPYPPTAQHAVREARRLASNLLSTIDGRPLKPYVFHTYGTFVSIGAHDGVAVIRGRQVKGLLAWLAWRAVHFGLLPGAERKLRVLVDWLFSRSRRKDVVQIGLRRPASQLVVTPRVAFLREGLAVPSSSDAEPPLV; encoded by the coding sequence ATGCAGCGCATCGTCATCGTCGGGGGGGGCTTCGGCGGGATCTACACCGCCCTCGCCCTCGAGAAGGCCTTGCGGGTGCGGGAGGACCTCCGGGTCACCCTGATCAACCGCACCAACTACTTCGTGTACTACCCCCTGATGCCCGAGGTGATCTCGAGCGGGGTCGAGCCTCGCCACGTGGTGGTGCCGCTGCGGACCCTCTTCAGGCGCGTCCGCGTCCTGGAGGCCGAGGTCCGCGCCCTCGACGAGAGCCGGCGCGAAGTCCTCGTCTATCGAGACGGCATGCAGGCGCGTCTGCCGTTCGACCACCTGGTGCTCGCGAGCGGCGTGGAGGCGAACCTCGCCGCCTTTCCCGCAGTGGCCGAGGTCGCCTTCCCCTTCAAGTCGGCCGAGGACGCGATCGCCCTCCACAACCAGATCGTGGACGCCTTCGAGGCGGCGGACTTCTCGGAAGAGCCGGCCGAGCGGCGCGCCCAGCTGACCTTCGTGGTGGTGGGCGGGGGGGCGACCGGAGTCGAGTGCCTGGGCGAGATCGAGGCCTATATCGAGGGGATCCGCCGCTACTACCCGCGCGTCGACCCGCGCGAGATCCGGCTGGTGCTGGTGGAGCTCGCCCCCCGCATCCTCGCCGAGGTCGGAGCGAGGCTCGGCGAGTATGCGGCCGATCGCCTGCGCCGTCGCGGCATCGAGCTTCACCTCGAAACCTCGGTCACCGACGCCGACTCGAGCCAGGTGCGGCTCTCCAACGGTGCGCTCATCCCGACCCGCACCCTGGTCTGGACCATCGGGACGGCCCCCACCGCCTTCACCAAGTCCCTCGATTTCCCGAAGGACGCCAAGGGCTACCTCAAGGCCGAGCCCACCCTCGAAATCGAGGGCCACCCCGGCGTCTGGGCCCTTGGCGATGCCGCACGGATCCCGGATCCCGACAACAGGCCTTACCCACCCACCGCCCAGCACGCGGTGCGCGAGGCCAGGCGCCTGGCCTCCAACCTGCTCTCGACGATCGACGGCCGGCCGCTTAAGCCCTACGTCTTCCACACGTACGGGACCTTCGTCTCGATCGGTGCCCACGACGGGGTCGCGGTGATCCGGGGCCGGCAGGTAAAGGGCTTGTTGGCCTGGCTCGCCTGGCGCGCGGTCCACTTCGGGCTCTTGCCCGGCGCCGAGCGCAAGCTGCGGGTCCTGGTGGACTGGCTCTTCTCGCGCAGCCGTCGCAAGGACGTGGTCCAGATCGGGCTGCGCCGGCCGGCGTCCCAGCTGGTGGTGACCCCGCGCGTCGCCTTCCTGCGCGAGGGCCTGGCGGTGCCGTCGTCGAGCGACGCCGAGCCGCCCTTGGTCTAG
- a CDS encoding NAD-binding protein, producing MYLIVGCGRLGASLAIRLATEGHEVVILDHLRENFHLNLPRDFKGKTIAGMEIDEAILRRAGIARAKAVICVARDENTNMMAADVARLMFNVQNVIVRIDQPNLVEAYRQGGFEVISPISMATSALEASLLKGKEP from the coding sequence ATGTATCTGATCGTCGGCTGCGGCCGATTGGGCGCCAGCCTGGCCATCCGCCTGGCCACCGAGGGCCACGAGGTCGTGATCCTCGACCACCTTCGCGAGAACTTCCACCTCAACCTCCCCCGGGACTTCAAGGGCAAGACGATCGCCGGCATGGAGATCGACGAGGCCATCCTCCGCCGCGCCGGGATCGCCCGCGCCAAGGCGGTCATCTGCGTGGCCCGCGACGAGAACACCAACATGATGGCCGCCGACGTGGCCCGCCTCATGTTCAACGTCCAGAACGTCATCGTCCGCATCGACCAGCCGAACCTGGTGGAGGCCTATCGTCAGGGCGGTTTCGAGGTCATCAGCCCCATCAGCATGGCCACCAGCGCCCTCGAAGCGAGCCTCTTGAAGGGCAAGGAACCGTAA
- a CDS encoding TrkA family potassium uptake protein gives MYILIAGGGKIGLHLIRTLLCKGHEVALIERDQRVCAMVVDEFQEVVVLAGDATNPELLQRADIARADVVVAVAGRDQDNYVLCKMAKNLYGVKRTLARVNDPRNADLFKLAGVDFIISVTAMVTRAIEYEIVPHDIATLFTWHGRMAMVEVLIPPNSPVVGVPIRKLDFPEGAILSAIWRDGEAMIPQGDTTLQPGDEIFAMTLQGREDQLRATLIG, from the coding sequence ATGTACATTCTCATCGCGGGCGGCGGCAAGATCGGCCTCCACCTGATTCGCACCCTCCTCTGCAAGGGGCACGAGGTGGCCCTGATCGAGCGCGATCAGCGGGTCTGCGCCATGGTCGTCGACGAGTTCCAGGAGGTCGTCGTCCTGGCGGGCGACGCCACCAACCCGGAGCTGTTGCAGCGCGCCGACATCGCGCGCGCCGACGTGGTGGTGGCCGTGGCGGGCCGCGACCAGGACAACTACGTCCTCTGCAAGATGGCCAAGAACCTCTACGGGGTCAAGCGCACCCTCGCGCGGGTCAACGACCCGCGCAATGCCGACCTCTTCAAGCTCGCCGGGGTCGACTTCATCATCAGCGTCACCGCCATGGTGACCCGGGCCATCGAGTACGAGATCGTCCCCCACGACATCGCGACCCTCTTCACCTGGCACGGCCGCATGGCCATGGTCGAGGTGCTCATCCCGCCCAACAGCCCGGTGGTGGGGGTGCCCATCCGCAAGCTCGACTTCCCCGAGGGGGCCATCCTCTCGGCCATCTGGCGCGACGGCGAGGCCATGATCCCGCAGGGCGACACCACCCTCCAGCCGGGCGACGAGATCTTCGCCATGACCCTCCAGGGCCGCGAAGACCAGCTCCGCGCCACGCTGATCGGCTAG
- a CDS encoding APC family permease encodes MATTQQTRGGTAPLPKTHAQITWWLAAGLVGADIGTSVFYSTGILFPHVGFAAPFFILLVVGAMWLFKATYQEGTAVAPINGGAYTMLLQTVGRRSGLVVGSLTILSYLATAVVSALSGAYYLSSLWQHAPWPTWQVAAVAAIPVLLFAFLNLFGLKESTKLVFGIAAFHFLLLIVIDVWGLFVVFTQGVDWSRITHGVMHLGPHEAMLGLAAAFLGITGFETAAQIVEELEAPSWKAIQKIYLAIVLLVSFTAPVSSMLCMLLLDDAQLKTYSSNMLSGLAFTLGGKPLLYVLVIDACLTLFAAVNTAYAGATGLMTTMGKQGNLPSIVLHQWTKRFSAFQGYPYVALPFMAICLLMLLALPGSVNELGEVYGMAFLAVMVSYCLGVVLLRLYQPHKIARSPYLSRWVAHFRAKAIPMAAVAGGGLLLFAELVLLFTAKSARDLGVQLFLIVLLIMVFYRLGQVEGRMVRLPDLRIGLGKFRDLEELPEDLPVYVLCTPGATPSRLVTTISYLLKIHGPDPIEIVLFHAEEKGMTHGVVSESLQRVVSQQLEDFFSERDFILSVKVLPGNLAEVLPEYKKVKRIDLVYITSGRLPERSEAMRQLLANELGLDVIRLDEASLPKGPGAWFNQWVQGFRKQKD; translated from the coding sequence GTGGCCACGACGCAGCAAACCCGCGGCGGCACGGCGCCGCTGCCCAAGACCCATGCCCAGATCACCTGGTGGCTCGCCGCCGGCCTGGTCGGCGCCGACATCGGGACCTCGGTCTTCTACAGCACGGGGATCCTCTTCCCGCACGTGGGCTTCGCCGCCCCCTTCTTCATCCTGCTGGTGGTCGGGGCCATGTGGCTCTTCAAGGCGACCTACCAGGAGGGGACGGCGGTCGCGCCCATCAACGGCGGCGCCTACACCATGCTGCTCCAGACGGTCGGCCGTCGCTCCGGGTTGGTGGTGGGCAGCCTGACCATCCTCTCCTACCTGGCGACCGCGGTGGTGAGCGCCCTCTCGGGGGCCTACTATCTCTCGTCGCTCTGGCAGCACGCGCCCTGGCCCACGTGGCAGGTGGCCGCGGTCGCCGCGATCCCGGTGCTCCTCTTCGCCTTCCTCAACCTCTTCGGCCTGAAGGAATCGACCAAGCTGGTCTTCGGCATCGCGGCCTTCCACTTCCTGCTCCTCATCGTGATCGACGTCTGGGGCCTGTTCGTCGTCTTCACGCAGGGCGTCGACTGGTCACGCATCACCCATGGGGTCATGCATCTCGGCCCCCACGAGGCCATGCTGGGCCTGGCGGCGGCCTTCCTCGGGATCACGGGCTTCGAGACGGCCGCGCAGATCGTCGAGGAGCTCGAGGCCCCCTCCTGGAAGGCCATCCAGAAGATCTACCTGGCGATCGTCCTGCTGGTGAGCTTCACCGCGCCGGTGAGCTCCATGCTGTGCATGCTCCTGCTGGACGACGCGCAGCTCAAGACCTACAGCTCCAACATGCTCTCGGGGCTCGCCTTCACGTTGGGCGGAAAGCCGCTGCTCTACGTGCTGGTCATCGATGCCTGCCTGACCCTCTTCGCGGCGGTCAACACGGCCTACGCGGGCGCCACGGGCCTCATGACCACCATGGGCAAGCAAGGCAACCTGCCGTCGATCGTCCTTCACCAGTGGACCAAGCGGTTCTCCGCCTTCCAGGGCTACCCCTACGTCGCCCTGCCGTTCATGGCCATCTGCCTGCTGATGCTGCTCGCCTTGCCGGGCAGCGTCAACGAGCTGGGCGAGGTCTACGGCATGGCCTTCCTGGCGGTCATGGTGAGCTACTGCCTGGGCGTGGTGCTCTTGCGCCTTTACCAGCCGCACAAGATCGCTCGTTCCCCCTACCTGTCCCGGTGGGTGGCTCATTTCAGGGCCAAGGCGATCCCCATGGCCGCGGTGGCCGGCGGCGGGCTCTTGCTCTTCGCCGAGCTGGTCTTGCTGTTCACCGCCAAGAGCGCCCGGGATCTGGGGGTCCAGCTCTTCTTGATCGTCCTGCTGATCATGGTCTTCTACCGGCTGGGGCAGGTGGAGGGGCGAATGGTGCGCCTGCCGGACCTGCGCATCGGGCTGGGCAAGTTCCGCGACCTCGAGGAGTTGCCCGAGGACCTGCCGGTTTACGTCCTCTGCACCCCGGGGGCGACCCCGTCGCGCCTGGTGACGACCATCAGCTACCTCCTCAAGATCCACGGCCCCGACCCCATCGAGATCGTGCTCTTCCACGCCGAGGAGAAGGGCATGACCCACGGGGTGGTCTCCGAATCGCTGCAGCGCGTGGTCTCCCAGCAGCTCGAGGACTTCTTCTCCGAGCGGGATTTCATCCTGTCGGTCAAGGTCCTTCCCGGCAACCTGGCCGAGGTCCTGCCCGAGTACAAGAAGGTCAAGCGCATCGACCTGGTGTACATCACCAGTGGCCGGCTCCCCGAGCGCAGCGAGGCCATGCGCCAGCTGCTGGCCAACGAGCTGGGCCTCGACGTGATCCGCCTCGACGAGGCGAGCCTGCCCAAGGGGCCGGGCGCCTGGTTCAACCAGTGGGTCCAGGGCTTCCGCAAGCAGAAGGACTAA
- a CDS encoding SdpI family protein yields MRWTLRNEWLPLLLVGACWGVAAYYWPQLPEQVPTHWGMAGDPDQWAPRATGALIGPVMGTFFYALVWALPVLDPRGRHLAESPQVLEIIRSILCAFALFLTYLTLSASVTPGQHLPLSGMMVGLGILFVVLGNYLPKVRSNFFIGIRTPWTLSSEEVWYRTHRLGGKLMVAAGAITILGACLPQPWSLAVFLGAVGIAALLPVFYSYWLFKRA; encoded by the coding sequence ATGCGCTGGACGCTCAGGAATGAATGGCTGCCCCTGCTGCTCGTCGGAGCGTGCTGGGGGGTTGCGGCCTACTACTGGCCGCAGCTGCCCGAGCAGGTGCCGACCCACTGGGGCATGGCCGGTGATCCGGACCAGTGGGCGCCCAGGGCCACCGGGGCGCTCATCGGCCCGGTGATGGGGACCTTCTTCTACGCCCTCGTCTGGGCTCTGCCCGTGCTCGATCCGCGAGGACGGCACCTGGCCGAGTCCCCCCAGGTCCTGGAGATCATCCGGAGCATCCTGTGCGCGTTCGCGCTCTTCCTGACCTACCTGACCCTGTCGGCGTCGGTCACCCCCGGCCAGCACCTGCCCCTCAGCGGCATGATGGTCGGGCTGGGGATCCTCTTCGTGGTGCTCGGCAACTACCTGCCCAAGGTGCGATCCAACTTCTTCATCGGGATCCGCACCCCCTGGACCCTCTCCAGCGAGGAGGTCTGGTACCGGACCCACCGCCTGGGCGGCAAGCTGATGGTCGCAGCGGGCGCGATCACCATCCTGGGCGCGTGCCTGCCGCAGCCCTGGAGCCTGGCCGTGTTCCTCGGGGCCGTCGGGATCGCGGCCCTGCTGCCGGTGTTCTACTCGTACTGGCTCTTCAAGCGCGCCTGA
- a CDS encoding autorepressor SdpR family transcription factor, with protein sequence MALNEVFKAVADPTRRQILALLRERPLNAGEIADHFALSKPSISHHLSQLKQADLVYGERDGTTITYHLNLTVFEELVTTVVGLWKGERNALDAQE encoded by the coding sequence ATGGCGCTGAACGAGGTCTTCAAGGCGGTCGCCGATCCGACGCGGCGGCAGATCCTCGCGCTGCTGCGAGAGCGCCCCCTGAACGCGGGCGAGATCGCGGACCACTTCGCGCTCTCCAAGCCGTCCATCTCGCACCACCTCTCCCAGCTCAAGCAGGCGGATCTGGTCTACGGCGAGCGGGACGGCACCACCATCACCTATCACCTCAACCTGACCGTCTTCGAGGAGCTGGTCACGACCGTGGTGGGCCTCTGGAAAGGAGAGCGGAATGCGCTGGACGCTCAGGAATGA
- a CDS encoding ABC transporter permease subunit — translation MNWRRIKAIAKKDLMEVSRNRAAIVPSLTVPLIFVVVLPLIILFASGQGDLQGAKTAETLAQLRQHMPPAVARELSGLSDRQTMVTLMLGYLMAPMFLVLPMMLSTIVGADSFAGEKERKTLEALLYTPATDAELFVGKTLAAVVPAVLLAWGSFAVYAVVTNAAGYDVMGRLWFPTAQWWPMMLWVTPAIAVMGMAATVLVSTKVSTFMEANQAAGSLVLVVLGLVVGQATGVLYLSTWVAIALGAVFWLVDAGLVFLAVRKFSRSELLSRR, via the coding sequence ATGAACTGGCGCCGGATCAAGGCGATCGCCAAGAAGGACCTGATGGAGGTGTCGCGGAACCGCGCGGCGATCGTGCCTTCACTGACGGTCCCCCTCATCTTCGTGGTCGTCCTGCCGCTCATCATCCTCTTCGCCTCGGGCCAGGGCGATCTGCAGGGGGCCAAGACCGCCGAGACGCTCGCGCAGCTTCGGCAGCACATGCCCCCGGCCGTCGCCCGCGAGCTTTCGGGCCTCAGCGATCGCCAGACCATGGTCACGCTGATGCTCGGCTACCTGATGGCGCCCATGTTCCTGGTCCTGCCGATGATGCTCTCCACCATCGTGGGAGCCGACTCCTTCGCCGGCGAGAAGGAGCGCAAGACCCTCGAGGCCCTGCTCTACACTCCGGCCACCGACGCCGAGCTCTTCGTCGGCAAGACGCTCGCGGCCGTGGTGCCGGCGGTGCTGCTCGCGTGGGGCAGCTTCGCCGTCTACGCGGTGGTGACCAACGCGGCCGGCTACGACGTGATGGGGCGCCTCTGGTTCCCGACCGCCCAGTGGTGGCCCATGATGCTGTGGGTCACCCCCGCGATCGCCGTCATGGGCATGGCCGCCACCGTCCTGGTCTCCACCAAGGTCAGCACCTTCATGGAGGCCAACCAGGCGGCAGGCAGCCTGGTGCTCGTCGTCCTCGGGCTGGTGGTGGGGCAAGCGACCGGCGTCCTGTACCTCAGCACATGGGTTGCGATCGCGCTCGGCGCGGTCTTCTGGCTCGTCGACGCCGGGCTGGTCTTCCTCGCGGTGCGCAAGTTCTCCCGCAGCGAATTGCTCTCTCGGCGCTGA
- a CDS encoding ABC transporter ATP-binding protein, which yields MTMAIEVEDLALTFGEIRAVDGLSFQVKPGEVFGVLGPNGAGKTTTVRLLNGLLQPTRGKSRVLGLDPTVDGSALRAQTGVLTETPSLYERLSARENLSIFAQMYGVPNREIEGRIARLLSLLGLEARADTRAGGFSKGMKQRLAIARALLHEPSLLFLDEPTAGLDPESAQQVIDLVEQLSREEGRTIFLCTHQLQEAERLCDRVALFNRGHLLAAGTVAELAGRLGEGHRVEVEFLTQPREGVVERILELQGIQEAGLSGLVLSARLSDERRIAGLVSALVGEGAEIRRVQPHEASLSDIYFKLQRQEREVHA from the coding sequence ATGACCATGGCCATCGAAGTCGAAGACCTCGCCCTCACCTTCGGAGAGATCCGCGCCGTGGACGGCCTGAGCTTCCAGGTCAAGCCGGGGGAAGTCTTCGGGGTCCTCGGGCCGAACGGCGCGGGCAAGACCACCACCGTGCGGCTCCTCAACGGCCTGCTTCAGCCCACGCGCGGCAAGAGCCGCGTGCTCGGGCTCGACCCGACCGTCGACGGCAGCGCCCTGCGCGCCCAGACGGGAGTCCTGACCGAGACGCCCTCGCTCTACGAGCGGCTTTCCGCCCGGGAAAACCTATCGATCTTCGCCCAGATGTACGGGGTTCCAAACCGCGAGATCGAAGGCAGGATCGCGCGGCTCCTGTCCCTGCTCGGCCTCGAGGCGCGCGCCGACACCAGGGCCGGGGGCTTCAGCAAGGGTATGAAGCAGCGCCTCGCGATCGCCCGCGCCCTCCTGCACGAGCCCTCCCTGCTCTTCCTGGACGAGCCGACCGCGGGCCTCGACCCGGAATCGGCCCAGCAGGTGATCGACCTTGTCGAGCAGCTGAGCCGCGAGGAAGGTCGCACGATCTTCCTTTGCACCCACCAGTTGCAAGAGGCCGAGCGCCTCTGCGATCGCGTGGCCCTCTTCAACCGCGGGCACCTGCTCGCCGCAGGCACGGTCGCCGAGCTCGCCGGCCGGCTGGGCGAGGGGCATCGCGTCGAGGTCGAGTTCCTCACGCAGCCCCGGGAAGGCGTGGTCGAGCGCATCCTGGAGCTCCAAGGCATCCAGGAGGCCGGCCTCTCGGGCCTGGTGCTCTCGGCACGCCTCTCGGACGAGCGGCGCATCGCGGGGCTCGTCAGCGCCCTGGTCGGGGAAGGGGCCGAGATCCGCCGGGTCCAGCCCCACGAGGCCTCCCTGTCGGACATCTACTTCAAGCTCCAGCGGCAAGAAAGAGAGGTGCACGCATGA
- a CDS encoding CPBP family intramembrane glutamic endopeptidase, whose protein sequence is MTPTMNWKPVGWYLAVVFALTWAMNAWVFFQGGLSNPKAFAIGASLQMLFPAMVAVVFRKWVTKEGFKGSGLCLGKKRYYAIAVGLVLGWVILSFGLSALTPWLSLDTGLTKAQAMMTRLAEQAGKPLGLTGPAFLGVAALQGIVLGPILGLPALFGEEYGWRGYLLPRLLPLGSRRALALHGVIWGLWHAPLIAMGYNYPGHPVLGILMMTLFCVLSGAVLAWLYYASGSIFVASYAHGLINQSVSFVLSLLVLSYHTFIGGALGVIGMGLLALGVWVLDRTGRLSAVGTASLG, encoded by the coding sequence ATGACCCCGACCATGAACTGGAAACCCGTCGGCTGGTACCTCGCCGTCGTCTTCGCCCTGACCTGGGCCATGAACGCCTGGGTCTTCTTCCAGGGCGGCCTCTCCAACCCCAAGGCCTTCGCCATCGGCGCGAGCCTCCAGATGCTCTTCCCCGCCATGGTGGCGGTGGTGTTCCGGAAGTGGGTGACCAAGGAAGGTTTCAAGGGCAGCGGGCTGTGCCTGGGCAAGAAGCGCTACTACGCGATCGCCGTGGGCCTCGTGCTCGGCTGGGTGATTCTCTCGTTCGGGCTCTCGGCCCTCACCCCCTGGCTCTCGCTCGACACGGGGCTGACCAAGGCCCAGGCGATGATGACCAGGCTCGCCGAGCAGGCGGGTAAACCCCTCGGCCTGACGGGCCCGGCCTTCCTGGGCGTCGCCGCGCTGCAGGGGATCGTGCTGGGGCCCATCCTCGGCCTTCCTGCCCTCTTCGGCGAGGAGTACGGCTGGCGCGGCTACCTCTTGCCCAGGCTGCTGCCGCTCGGCTCGCGCAGGGCCCTGGCGCTGCACGGCGTCATCTGGGGGCTCTGGCACGCCCCGCTCATCGCCATGGGCTACAACTACCCCGGCCATCCGGTGCTGGGCATCCTCATGATGACCCTCTTCTGCGTCCTCTCGGGAGCGGTGCTCGCATGGCTCTACTACGCCTCGGGCAGCATCTTCGTGGCGAGCTACGCCCACGGGCTGATCAACCAGAGCGTGTCGTTCGTCCTGAGCCTCCTGGTGCTCTCCTACCACACGTTCATCGGCGGGGCGCTCGGCGTGATCGGCATGGGGCTGCTCGCGCTCGGCGTCTGGGTCCTGGACCGGACGGGCCGCCTCTCGGCCGTCGGCACCGCGTCGCTCGGCTAG
- a CDS encoding HEAT repeat domain-containing protein: protein MNEDISLDSVIFDLRDPDPAVRSQAAIVLGLSNNPSVVEYLMQTLAFDDELQVKRSAAIGLGNLGLPSGIQPLLLAIQSKDPELRTFAAEALAKIKAPETLEILMMALQGGLTMQLGAMEALAMIGDPRALGALEAMVPSSDPRVEAMRQAAMVTLGTADQQAHQALVSQLLSPDAGLRARAVDALASRGPVEFTSVVGALEDPDPYVRARAAHALGRFADPGALEPLGSRLRDPDALVRAACAEALAAIGDPRAIPWLSETIDAIEDDSSRREMLDALGKLTKQAVG, encoded by the coding sequence TTGAACGAAGACATCTCGCTGGACTCGGTCATCTTCGACCTGCGCGACCCCGATCCCGCCGTCCGCTCCCAGGCGGCCATCGTGCTCGGCCTCTCCAACAATCCTTCGGTCGTCGAGTACCTCATGCAGACCCTCGCCTTCGACGACGAGCTCCAGGTCAAGCGCAGCGCCGCCATCGGGCTCGGCAACCTGGGGCTTCCGAGCGGGATCCAGCCTCTCTTGCTGGCCATCCAGTCCAAGGACCCCGAGCTCAGGACGTTCGCCGCCGAGGCCCTCGCCAAGATCAAGGCCCCCGAGACCCTCGAGATCCTCATGATGGCCCTGCAGGGCGGCCTCACCATGCAGCTCGGCGCCATGGAGGCCCTGGCGATGATCGGCGACCCGCGCGCCCTCGGCGCGCTCGAGGCGATGGTGCCCTCGAGCGATCCCAGGGTCGAGGCCATGCGCCAGGCGGCCATGGTCACCCTCGGCACGGCCGACCAGCAGGCCCACCAGGCCCTCGTCTCCCAGCTCCTCTCGCCCGATGCCGGCCTGCGCGCCCGCGCGGTCGACGCCCTGGCTTCGCGCGGCCCCGTCGAGTTCACGAGCGTCGTCGGCGCCCTGGAAGACCCCGACCCCTACGTGCGCGCCCGCGCCGCCCACGCCCTCGGGCGCTTCGCGGACCCGGGCGCCCTCGAGCCCCTCGGCTCGCGCCTGCGCGACCCGGATGCCCTGGTACGCGCCGCATGCGCCGAGGCCCTCGCCGCTATCGGCGACCCCCGGGCCATCCCCTGGCTCAGCGAGACCATCGACGCGATCGAGGACGACTCCTCGCGGCGCGAGATGCTCGACGCCCTCGGAAAATTGACCAAGCAGGCCGTGGGATAA
- a CDS encoding radical SAM protein translates to MKASTASTDSAVPNVSTVYGPVRSWRVGMSLGIDLLYSTSICSFRCIYCQLGKIQVPTLERKVYVSTERVLSDLKDSNWQEADIVTLSGSGEPTLAANLAEVIDGIHAATGKPVMVLTNSTTLKDPQVRRDLAKAEKVFCKLDAADDRTLQVIDRPVEGVTVDSIVEGILALRAEYQGYLAIQMMFMPQNRKELEAFAEILNRIRPDEVQLNTPTRPVPQGWFVEARGNYDVAPYPAIPLKHLDRDEAMAIEDELRRLTGLKVVSVFRPADTQH, encoded by the coding sequence GTGAAAGCATCGACCGCCTCAACCGACTCCGCTGTCCCGAACGTCTCGACCGTCTACGGTCCGGTGCGCTCGTGGCGCGTCGGCATGAGCCTCGGGATCGACCTGCTCTACAGCACCAGCATCTGCTCCTTCCGCTGCATCTACTGCCAGCTCGGCAAGATCCAGGTGCCGACCCTCGAGCGCAAGGTCTACGTCTCGACCGAGCGGGTCCTCAGCGACCTGAAGGACAGCAACTGGCAGGAAGCGGACATCGTCACCCTCTCGGGCAGCGGCGAGCCCACCCTCGCCGCCAACCTCGCCGAGGTGATCGACGGCATCCACGCCGCCACGGGCAAGCCCGTCATGGTGCTGACCAACTCGACCACCCTCAAGGATCCCCAGGTGCGCCGCGACCTGGCGAAGGCCGAGAAGGTCTTCTGCAAGCTCGACGCCGCCGACGATCGCACCCTCCAGGTCATCGACCGGCCGGTCGAGGGCGTGACGGTCGACTCCATCGTGGAGGGGATCCTCGCCCTGCGCGCCGAGTACCAGGGCTACCTGGCCATCCAGATGATGTTCATGCCCCAGAACCGCAAGGAGCTCGAGGCCTTCGCCGAGATCCTGAACCGGATCCGCCCGGACGAGGTGCAGCTCAACACCCCCACCCGCCCGGTGCCGCAGGGCTGGTTCGTCGAGGCGCGCGGCAACTACGACGTCGCCCCCTATCCCGCCATTCCCCTCAAGCACCTGGATCGAGACGAGGCCATGGCCATCGAGGACGAGCTCAGGCGCCTGACGGGTCTCAAGGTCGTGTCGGTCTTCAGACCGGCCGACACCCAGCACTGA
- a CDS encoding DUF2203 family protein, producing MKRFSLAEANAMIPALSRRLDAAQAELDPLRLSVKEANDILLAREWRMRLARQDGAPPLSMAELSADWDEAAADLFAMREHLCERETAWTRLFARGGVLVRDLRKGALDIPAEHDGQPVCFCWQLGQPSIHYWHPVGAHDEADPRPLTGQA from the coding sequence TTGAAGCGGTTCAGTCTCGCGGAGGCCAATGCGATGATCCCCGCCCTGTCCCGGCGCCTCGACGCCGCTCAGGCGGAACTCGATCCTCTGCGCCTGAGCGTCAAGGAGGCCAACGACATCCTCCTGGCGCGCGAGTGGCGCATGCGCCTTGCCCGTCAGGACGGTGCCCCCCCGCTCTCCATGGCGGAGCTTTCGGCCGACTGGGACGAGGCCGCAGCCGACCTGTTCGCCATGCGCGAGCACCTCTGCGAGCGTGAGACGGCCTGGACCCGCCTCTTCGCCCGGGGGGGCGTGCTGGTGCGCGACCTGCGCAAGGGCGCGCTCGACATCCCAGCCGAGCACGACGGGCAGCCGGTCTGCTTCTGCTGGCAGCTAGGTCAGCCGAGCATCCATTACTGGCACCCGGTCGGTGCCCACGACGAGGCCGATCCGCGCCCGCTCACCGGGCAAGCCTGA